The following are encoded in a window of Penicillium oxalicum strain HP7-1 chromosome II, whole genome shotgun sequence genomic DNA:
- a CDS encoding Allergen: MRLDSLVLVAVWTTSVAARHGHKDRHEGHLRRQNAASTVTLTTTNTVYDCPIPVPTSTELEPIANVIRVAVPLSTLTTLTTTSIASADPIPTSSSSSASAVAWSTSTVEVASTTVAAAHTEWTALPSNDKYCTDGFGAPSNSYSGSGDTYVGNVGSPYGSNIIEVSGSEAKRYKHVIQFQGSKADDLEVVIWNKIGPDGKMDGWYGKACHNFTLPAGGIKYYAFDSNTQGGFAAAKGSIPLNTWGSYAATWGEFDFDSTINSGWSGFDVSIIQAQNAGLEIQGMKICSVLEDGTCSTISKNAKVVANAYTAVLADEGGIGGNLLAGPVRLAVTLDYCD, encoded by the coding sequence ATGCGTCTTGACTCATTGGTCTTGGTGGCTGTGTGGACCACCAGCGTCGCTGCGCGCCATGGCCACAAAGACCGTCATGAAGGCCACCTTCGTCGCCAGAATGCTGCCAGTACGGTCActctcaccaccaccaatACAGTCTACGACTGCCCGATACCAGTGCCAACTTCGACTGAGCTGGAACCAATCGCAAACGTGATTCGCGTGGCAGTCCCTCTGTCGACTTTGACTACATTGACGACAACCTCGATCGCAAGCGCCGATCCTATTCCCACTTCGAGCTCATCCTCAGCTTCGGCCGTTGCTTGGTCAACCTCTACAGTCGAGGTTGCTTCGACAACTGTGGCTGCTGCTCATACCGAATGGACCGCGCTCCCGTCTAACGACAAGTACTGCACTGACGGTTTTGGTGCTCCAAGCAACAGTTATTCGGGCTCGGGCGATACGTACGTCGGCAATGTCGGCAGCCCCTACGGCAGCAATATCATTGAAGTGTCCGGATCTGAAGCGAAACGCTACAAGCACGTGATTCAATTCCAAGGATCCAAGGCCGACGACTTGGAGGTTGTGATCTGGAACAAGATCGGACCCGACGGCAAGATGGATGGTTGGTATGGCAAGGCTTGCCACAACTTCACTCTCCCAGCTGGTGGCATCAAGTACTACGCGTTCGACTCCAACACCCAGGGTGGCTTTGCAGCGGCCAAGGGCTCCATTCCCTTGAATACTTGGGGCAGCTATGCGGCTACATGGGGTGAATTCGATTTCGATTCCACCATCAACTCGGGCTGGTCTGGGTTCGATGTTTCCATCATTCAAGCGCAGAATGCGGGTCTGGAGATCCAAGGAATGAAGATTTGCAGTGTTCTTGAGGACGGCACTTGCTCTACCATTTCCAAGAATGCCAAAGTCGTCGCCAACGCTTACACTGCCGTCCTCGCTGATGAGGGTGGCATCGGTGGCAACCTTTTGGCTGGTCCTGTTCGTCTGGCTGTTACCCTGGACTATTGTGACTAG
- a CDS encoding Polynucleotide 5'-hydroxyl-kinase grc3, with product MKRKAEKQQAAAPVSAMSAIAARKARQQQAQAAPVPKTQVVVEIPVGPPAKRPKISDDEREAAVDVEETKGRRTRSSTKREAPSSVPTKDGRQKRSQPHKQVRSQSPVAVERHEAQLQEEYGEDGQDHLEDSEGIAEDGVTSVIGDADGFESPTETPEELQNFPLSKARLNNGSVVYADNNTICVRIKEKMNLALVGQYDLWVKRGLVSLMGAKLHPCSRAYRVYAPSTHSLPVIKCVTGVHGEAEVEIKSCKSGLARLQNLSPLYQRIWNGKSTAADKLTLKGTSAGSRRTFSVLYTSADDSFKRHLRPLHLDKKWSASMKALSHKQGQLRVLVCGPKASGKSTFSRYLLNHVLSPAPEVENGFINSDGCAFLDLDPGQPEFATMGQVYLAHLRTPFFGPPFTHPSLDDSRDGEVLRAHYIGATSPKEDPDHYALAVMDLMERYRSLLTEYPQCPLIVNYPGWIFGQGLEVATWLIRSLGLSDVVYMSEKGPAEVVEPLSVAANEARVPLTILPSQPTDFVSRSSAQLRAMQIQSYFHLSHPRGLSNPLWQGTPLSRTRPIIVNYAGEKQGILGVMVLGAHIEPAMLREVLEGAVVGVVAVESRKAIEGSACQTQESRLVEDEYAEEDLDMANGIDMQDNSDHASRSLKDNSTDGIIRSPEDDLPYLYTGAGTSVPLRPSASNCLGLALIRSVNVPSRQLELSTPIPPSRLQDAFEQGHQLVLVRGQIDNPNWAVSEEYYAARAAERRYQKEFRADETDSDKHPKILDVLHKRVRRASNVPWMTVVEDNSRRHREAAAQRERSLWKLRKKAYPASESETEW from the exons ATGAAACGAAAAGCAGAGAAGCAACAGGCTGCCG CACCTGTCAGCGCCATGAGCGCCATTGCGGCGCGCAAAGCTCGGCAGCAACAGGCGCAAGCGGCGCCCGTTCCCAAGACCCAGGTGGTTGTTGAAATTCCAGTCGGGCCACCAGCGAAAAGACCCAAAATATCAGATGATGAGCGAGAGGCCGCTGTCGACGTGGAGGAAACAAAAGGCCGTCGAACAAGGTCGTCGACGAAGCGGGAGGCCCCCTCGAGCGTGCCAACAAAAGATGGCCGTCAAAAGAGGTCACAACCCCACAAACAAGTCCGATCTCAATCTCCCGTGGCAGTCGAGAGGCACGAGGCACAGCTCCAGGAAGAGTATGGGGAAGATGGCCAAGATCACCTCGAGGATAGTGAGGGAATAGCTGAAGATGGGGTCACCTCCGTTATTGGAGATGCGGATGGGTTCGAGTCTCCCACAGAAACACCAGAGGAGCTTCAAaatttccctctttccaaaGCTCGGCTTAATAATGGCAGCGTTGTCTACGCTGACAACAATACCATATGCGTTCGgatcaaagaaaagatg AACCTGGCGCTGGTAGGTCAATACGATCTTTGGGTGAAGAGGGGACTGGTGAGCCTCATGGGCGCCAAATTACATCCTTGTTCTCGAGCATATCGAGTGTATGCCCCCTCAACCCACTCCTTGCCTGTCATCAAATGTGTTACCGGCGTACATGGCGAGGCAGAGGTCGAAATCAAGTCCTGCAAAAGCGGACTTGCTCGCTTACAAAACCTTTCACCACTTTACCAGAGAATTTGGAATGGGAAAAGTACGGCAGCAGACAAACTCACCTTGAAAGGTACCTCTGCGGGTTCGCGAAGGACATTCTCAGTG CTTTACACCTCCGCAGACGACTCCTTCAAGCGACACCTACGTCCCCTGCATTTGGATAAGAAGTGGAGTGCCTCGATGAAAGCGCTTTCGCACAAACAAGGGCAGTTGCGCGTCCTGGTATGCGGTCCAAAAGCATCAGGGAAATCCACTTTTAGCCGCTACTTGCTTAACCACGTCTTGAGTCCTGCCCCAGAGGTCGAGAACGGGTTTATCAACTCCGATGGCTGTGCATTCCTTGACTTGGATCCCGGCCAGCCCGAATTCGCAACTATGGGCCAAGTGTATCTCGCTCATCTGCGCACGCCATTTTTCGGCCCTCCTTTTACACATCCCTCGTTAGACGATTCTCGCGATGGGGAGGTCCTGCGAGCTCATTATATCGGTGCCACCTCGCCCAAAGAAGACCCTGACCATTATGCTCTGGCAGTGATGGATTTAATGGAAAGGTATCGGTCATTGCTCACAGAGTATCCTCAATGCCCGTTGATTGTCAACTATCCGGGCTGGATTTTTGGTCAAGGGCTAGAAGTTGCCACTTGGCTGATCAGATCCCTCGGACTATCTGATGTTGTCTACATGAGTGAAAAGGGTCCTGCGGAGGTGGTCGAACCCTTGAGTGTTGCAGCCAACGAGGCTCGAGTCCCTTTGACTATCCTGCCATCTCAGCCTACGGACTTTGTAAGCCGATCAAGTGCTCAATTACGCGCGATGCAAATACAGTCCTACTTCCATTTGTCACACCCAAGAGGTCTTTCCAACCCACTCTGGCAAGGGACGCCTCTCTCCCGCACACGGCCTATCATCGTGAATTATGCTGGCGAGAAGCAAGGTATCCTTGGCGTCATGGTCCTAGGGGCTCATATTGAACCAGCAATGCTCCGGGAGGTTTTGGAGGGGGCCGTCGTCGGAGTTGTTGCGGTAGAGTCAAGAAAGGCTATTGAGGGCTCTGCTTGTCAGACCCAAGAGTCTCGTCTCGTGGAAGATGAGTATGCGGAGGAAGACCTCGATATGGCCAATGGCATTGACATGCAAGATAACTCAGACCATGCATCTCGCTCCCTGAAGGATAATTCGACCGACGGCATTATCAGAAGCCCCGAGGACGACTTACCTTACCTTTACACGGGGGCTGGAACATCCGTGCCTCTCCGTCCGAGCGCATCCAATTGTCTGGGTCTGGCTTTGATTCGATCCGTCAATGTCCCGTCACGTCAATTGGAACTTTCGACGCCAATCCCTCCTTCGAGACTGCAAGACGCATTTGAGCAGGGCCATCAGCTGGTCCTGGTTCGTGGTCAAATTGACAACCCCAACTGGGCTGTCAGCGAAGAGTACTATGCGGCTCGGGCTGCCGAGCGACGCTACCAGAAGGAATTCCGGGCCGATGAGACCGATTCGGACAAGCATCCAAAGATATTGGACGTCCTCCACAAGCGAGTTCGGCGCGCTAGCAATGTGCCGTGGATGACGGTCGTGGAAGACAACAGCCGCCGCCATCGTGAAGCTGCAGCTCAACGTGAAAGGTCGCTCTGGAAACTGAGGAAGAAGGCTTACCCGGCCAGTGAAAGTGAGACAGAGTGGTGA
- a CDS encoding Sterol 3-beta-glucosyltransferase → MKSSPTRRLHSDQWPDRFKDGDDAQVDYTAPPRNMRSKDGHMQYMQQSLFSVLAAVGSRSDFRGRFDDSSGSDGDLEDDKAETRLNLNSGKKATVGGHQAVDPADWKPPGQHGERGRRHQRTKSDNKALRRNPAIENQDTSDDPLAASGATLRIPTRRARSATPRAAPILARMIQAQQTFDSASESKQLPSGSELPNDDSHEPPSSALSSRLMEMFGFEKPEKVLVEYACALLQNMLLQGYMYVTEGHICFYAYLPKKSSSAMKSGFLSKCGRKNPKYNRYWFVLKGDVLTYYANPSNLYFPSGHIDLRYGISASLADIKGQSSEPTDFHVTTDQRTYHLRAESATSAKEWVKSLQQVIFRSRNEGDSVKISFPVDSVIDMEESPMAEFAETFKIRVLDNNETYAIDEYFFTFFNSGQEAFNYLKSLVGSSPMKSLSDGSPHRGNSRHSSQVGVLGKATPAPDSPQGATPIDHQPSQVSSFEPHSEPRDSVDSLDFSTNQGTESLPIFQSLTETNESASQILNRSDVFQSPTMHSLPRRQSDTGDPNRRRGMACQESSGLSGFNTDTDDSRGNQGRADRETGSSPQHALGMPLDKTSKAVPQPVKRAAGIAEYLKSRSKQMSSLLATESMGYIEKVSGMWAGGQKHYDETEEVLSNDPSLDKEDKENGLKHGDRFRAHFGLPSTEHLQATYYAYLTRVLPLYGKIYLSERKICFRSLLPGTRTKMVLPLKDVENVEKEKGFRFGYHGLVVIVRGHEELFFEFNTTDARDDCAVTLHKNLESARYLAESGILAEKERNLTEAAKAEHRRLQEARLENPDEEDTETARNESESEVSPFFDDPLASIINFKPTESLRITCLTIGSRGDVQPYIALCKGLLAEGHKPKIATHAEFEPWIRSHGIDFALVDGDPAELMRICVENGMFTYSFLREATSKFRGWIDDLLSSSWASCQGSDVLIESPSAMAGIHIAEALRIPYFRGFTMPWSRTRAYPHAFAVPETRMGGAYNYITYVMFDTIFWKAIAGQVNRWRNNELGLKATTLDKMQQNKVPFLYNYSPSVVPPPLDYPDWIRITGYWFLNEGSDWTPPTELSAFIERARTDGKKLVYIGFGSIVVSDPAALTRTVIESVQKADVRCILSKGWSDRLGDPSSQKVEIPLPSDIYQIHSAPHDWLFSQIDAAAHHGGAGTTGASLRAGIPTIIKPFFGDQFFFGSRVEDLGVGICMKKLNVSVFARALWEATHSERMIIKARDLGVQIRNENGVATAIQSLYRDMEYAKTLARQRSIASSTPFSPTPSAQASPDHADADVDDIEEWTFVGDEAEMEMTKRMRELNLTDREKTLSEIIH, encoded by the exons ATGAAGTCTTCGCCAACCCGGCGGCTCCACTCGGACCAGTGGCCGGATCGGTTCAAAGATGGCGATGATGCTCAGGTTGATTACACCGCTCCACCAAGGAATATGCGGTCTAAAGATGGCCACATGCAGTATATGCAGCAGTCGCTGTTTTCTGTCCTCGCCGCGGTTGGCTCCAGATCGGATTTTCGCGGTCGATTCGACGATTCGAGCGGTAGCGACGGTGATCTCGAGGACGATAAAGCAGAGACAAGGTTGAACTTGAATTCCGGCAAGAAAGCCACTGTGGGCGGCCATCAGGCGGTCGATCCAGCGGACTGGAAGCCACCAGGCCAACATGGGGAGCGTGGGCGGCGGCATCAAAGAACAAAATCCGACAATAAGGCTCTCAGGCGGAATCCTGCCATCGAAAACCAGGACACTTCAGACGATCCATTAGCGGCTAGTGGTGCGACCCTTAGAATCCCGACACGGAGAGCACGTAGTGCTACGCCTCGGGCAGCTCCCATTCTGGCCCGAATGATACAAGCGCAGCAAACTTTCGATTCCGCCAGCGAGTCCAAGCAGCTGCCCTCGGGATCAGAGCTACCAAACGATGACTCTCATGAACCACCCTCCTCAGCTCTTTCTTCGCGACTCATGGAGATGTTTGGCTTCGAAAAACCCGAGAAGGTCTTGGTAGAATACGCCTGCGCCTTGCTGCAAAACATGCTGCTGCAAGGATATATGTACGTCACTGAGGGACATATTTGCTTCTATGCATATCTTCCCAAGAAGTCGTCAAGTGCGATGAAATCGGGCTTCTTGTCCAAATGTGGTCGCAAAAATCCCAAATACAATCGCTACTGGTTCGTCCTGAAGGGCGACGTCTTGACCTATTACGCGAATCCGTCAAATCTCTACTTTCCAAGTGGCCATATAGATCTCAGGTACGGGATCTCTGCGTCACTTGCAGACATCAAAGGGCAGAGTTCAGAGCCGACCGATTTCCACGTCACGACCGATCAGAGGACATATCATTTACGAGCAGAAAGCGCCACAAGCGCTAAAGAATGGGTTAAATCCCTTCAACAGGTTATTTTTCGATCTCGAAACGAAGGTGACAGTGTCAAAATCTCATTTCCGGTGGATAGTGTGATTGATATGGAGGAGAGTCCAATGGCCGAATTCGCCGAGACCTTTAAAATTCGCGTTCTCGACAACAATGAGACTTACGCCATTGATGAG TACTTCTTCACTTTCTTCAATTCCGGTCAGGAAGCTTTCAACTATCTGAAAAGCTTGGTTGGCTCGTCCCCTATGAAAAGCTTGTCCGATGGATCGCCTCACCGGGGCAACAGCAGACATTCATCCCAAGTCGGCGTCTTGGGCAAGGCAACGCCGGCTCCCGATAGCCCTCAAGGGGCGACACCAATAGATCATCAGCCTTCTCAAGTTTCGTCATTTGAGCCGCATAGCGAGCCAAGAGACTCTGTGGATTCTTTGGATTTTTCTACAAACCAAGGCACGGAGTCTCTACCTATATTTCAATCACTCACCGAAACCAACGAATCCGCGAGTCAAATCCTCAATCGAAGTGATGTATTTCAGTCGCCTACAATGCATTCACTGCCAAGGCGCCAGTCAGACACAGGCGACCCAAACCGACGGCGTGGAATGGCCTGTCAGGAGAGCTCTGGCCTGTCTGGCTTCAATACGGATACCGATGATTCCCGCGGGAACCAGGGACGAGCAGACAGGGAGACTGGGTCTTCACCGCAGCATGCACTTGGGATGCCTTTGGATAAAACTTCGAAGGCTGTTCCTCAACCTGTTAAGCGCGCGGCCGGGATAGCTGAATACCTCAAAAGTCGATCCAAGCAAATGAGCAGTTTGCTCGCGACGGAATCAATGGGCTATATTGAAAAGGTCTCAGGAATGTGGGCCGGAGGTCAAAAGCACTACGATGAGACCGAAGAAGTGCTATCAAATGATCCTTCACTTGATAAAGAGGATAAGGAGAACGGGTTGAAACACGGAGACAGGTTCCGGGCGCATTTCGGTCTTCCATCAACAGAGCACTTGCAGGCCACATATTATGCATACCTGACACGCGTTCTTCCACTTTACGGCAAGATCTATCTCAGTGAGAGGAAAATTTGCTTTCGCAGTCTGCTCCCTGGGACCCGCACGAAGATGGTTTTGCCGCTCAAGGACGTTGAGAacgtggagaaagaaaagggctTCCGGTTCGGTTATCATGGGCTTGTCGTCATTGTCCGCGGACATGAAGAGTTATTTTTTGAGTTCAACACCACCGATGCGCGAGATGATTGTGCTGTCACATTGCACAAAAACCTGGAGTCTGCCAGGTACCTTGCGGAGTCGGGCATCCTTGCCGAAAAAGAGCGCAATTTGACAGAGGCTGCGAAAGCAGAGCATCGCAGGTTGCAGGAAGCTAGGCTTGAAAAtccagacgaggaagacactGAAACAGCACGGAATGAATCCGAATCCGAAGTTTCACCATTTTTCGACGATCCCCTCGCTTCAATCATCAACTTCAAGCCCACTGAATCTTTGAGGATCACATGCCTCACCATTGGCTCGCGGGGCGATGTGCAGCCATACATTGCTTTGTGTAAGGGGCTCCTCGCCGAAGGTCACAAACCAAAGATTGCCACCCATGCTGAGTTTGAGCCCTGGATTCGCAGTCATGGTATTGATTTTGCTCTCGTCGACGGTGACCCTGCTGAACTCATGCGCATCTGTGTTGAAAATGGCATGTTTACCTACTCTTTCTTGCGTGAGGCGACATCCAAATTTCGAGGATGGATTGATGATCTGCTGTCTTCGTCATGGGCGAGTTGTCAAGGTAGCGACGTGCTCATTGAGTCACCAAGTGCCATGGCTGGTATCCATATCGCCGAAGCTCTGCGGATTCCATACTTTCGGGGTTTTACGATGCCATGGTCCCGGACCCGCGCATATCCGCATGCATTTGCCGTGCCCGAGACTCGGATGGGAGGTGCCTACAACTACATTACTTATGTGATGTTTGACACCATTTTCTGGAAAGCGATTGCGGGGCAGGTGAACCGCTGGCGGAACAATGAACTCGGCCTCAAGGCGACGACCCTCGACAAGATGCAGCAAAACAAGGTCCCTTTCCTTTACAACTACTCGCCCTCTGTGGTGCCACCGCCTCTTGATTATCCCGATTGGATTCGCATCACAGGCTACTGGTTCTTGAATGAAGGGTCCGATTGGACTCCGCCCACCGAGCTATCGGCATTTATTGAACGTGCCCGGACGGACGGCAAGAAGCTGGTCTATATCGGATTTGGATCCATTGTCGTGTCAGACCCGGCAGCCTTGACCCGAACGGTGATCGAATCTGTTCAGAAAGCGGATGTGCGCTGCATTCTATCCAAGGGATGGTCAGATCGTCTCGGTGACCCTTCTAGTCAGAAGGTCGAGATTCCTCTTCCGTCTGATATTTATCAGATTCACTCTGCGCCTCACGACTGGCTCTTCTCCCAGATCGATGCTGCTGCTCATCACGGAGGAGCCGGCACGACGGGAGCCAGCCTTCGCGCCGGTATTCCCACGATCATCAAACCCTTCTTTGGCGATCAGTTCTTCTTTGGTTCGCGCGTGGAGGATCTGGGAGTAGGGATCTGCATGAAGAAGCTCAACGTCAGTGTCTTTGCGCGGGCGCTCTGGGAAGCTACGCATAGCGAGCGGATGATTATCAAGGCTCGTGATCTCGGTGTACAAATTCGTAAT GAAAACGGCGTTGCCACGGCGATTCAATCACTCTATCGAGACATGGAGTACGCCAAGACTCTTGCGCGTCAACGCTCAATTGCTTCATCGACGCCTTTCTCGCCTACACCCTCTGCACAGGCTTCGCCCGATCACGCCGATGCCGACGTGGACGACATTGAGGAATGGACTTTTGTTGGGGATGAGGCTGAGATGGAAATGACCAAGCGGATGCGGGAGCTCAACCTGACAGATCGTGAGAAAACGTTGTCTGAGATTATTCACTAA
- a CDS encoding Allantoinase: MSASTIPSIAVVASSRAVISGRLTSATIIISQTTGKITAVIDSVIPASEFPEGVPYTDYSPYVLLPGLVDAHVHLNEPGRTEWEGFYTGTQAAAFGGVTTVIDMPLNAIPPTTTVANFQEKLEAAQGKCWVDVGFYGGIIPGNAGDLKGLVNAGVRGFKGFLIDSGVDEFPAVSQEDIQLAMTELAEEPTTLMFHAEMIPPITASVGDLIQSSEPPAAPAGPLEAYSTFLASRPSAFETCAIEQILSLAHLAPNLQLHIVHLSAMEGIPLLREARAKGVKITAETCFHYLSLAAEQIRDGDTRHKCCPPIRSQLNQDGLWDELEQHASGGVIQTVVSDHSPCTPNLKLLPAHVPGHCATDDPKVLENTGNFFSAWGGISSVGMGLPILWTELSRRKGLTPSPNDPNTRNALQDIVRLCCANTAAQVGLQNQKGDLAVGFDADICVFDDAAEWVVEPSTMLFRNKCSPYQGRTMRGMVRETWLRGARVFTREAGFVESKPSGKLLLDKRV, translated from the exons ATGTCGGCGTCGACCATCCCATCCATTGCCGTGGTGGCTTCCTCACGGGCTGTCATCTCCGGCCGTCTGACATCGGCCACCATTATTATTTCACAGACCACTGGCAAGATTACCGCGGTCATTGATTCCGTTATTCCTGCCTCCGAATTTCCAGAAGGCGTCCCCTACACAGACTACTCCCCATATGTCCTTTTGCCGGGATTGGTGGATGCCCACGTGCACCTCAACGAACCTGGTCGGACTGAATGGGAGGGCTTCTACACCGGCACTCAGGCTGCGGCCTTTGGTGGCGTGACCACCGTGATTGACATGCCGTTGAATGCCATTCCCCCCACGACCACGGTGGCCAACTTCCAGGAGAAACTGGAGGCTGCTCAGGGCAAGTGCTGGGTCGACGTGGGCTTCTACGGCGGTATCATCCCCGGCAACGCGGGGGATTTGAAGGGCCTCGTGAACGCCGGTGTGCGCGGCTTCAAGGGTTTCCTGATCGACAGTGGT GTGGATGAATTCCCCGCCGTCAGCCAGGAGGATATCCAATTGGCCATGACGGAATTGGCAGAGGAGCCCACTACGCTGATGTTCCATGCTGAAATGATTCCTCCCATCACGGCCTCTGTCGGAGACCTAATACAGAGCTCAGAACCTCCTGCGGCACCGGCTGGTCCGCTCGAGGCCTACTCGACCTTCCTGGCGTCTCGTCCATCCGCCTTTGAAACCTGTGCCATTGAGCAGATTCTTTCCCTGGCTCATCTCGCCCCAAATCTCCAATTGCACATTGTCCACCTCTCCGCCATGGAAGGTATCCCCCTCCTGCGGGAAGCCCGTGCCAAGGGTGTCAAGATCACCGCCGAGACTTGCTTCCACTATCTTTCCCTCGCCGCGGAGCAGATCCGCGATGGCGATACCCGTCACAAGTGCTGCCCTCCCATCCGGTCCCAACTTAATCAGGATGGCCTCTGGGACGAGCTGGAGCAGCACGCCAGCGGCGGCGTCATTCAAACCGTCGTCTCGGACCACTCGCCTTGCACCCCGAACCTGAAACTTCTTCCGGCCCACGTGCCTGGCCACTGCGCAACCGACGATCCCAAGGTCCTGGAGAATACAGGCAACTTCTTCTCCGCCTGGGGTGGCATCTCCTCCGTGGGCATGGGCTTACCCATCCTCTGGACCGAACTCAGCCGTCGCAAGGGTCTGACCCCATCCCCCAACGACCCCAACACCCGAAATGCCTTGCAAGACATTGTCCGTCTGTGCTGCGCCAACACCGCGGCGCAAGTTGGCCTGCAGAACCAAAAGGGTGACCTGGCCGTTGGATTTGATGCCGATATCTGTGTCTTTGACGACGCGGCCGAGTGGGTGGTGGAGCCGAGCACGATGCTCTTCCGGAACAAGTGCTCTCCCTATCAGGGTCGTACCATGCGCGGTATGGTCCGTGAGACCTGGCTGCGCGGTGCGCGTGTCTTCACTCGCGAAGCGGGCTTCGTCGAGAGCAAACCATCCGGAAAACTGCTGCTGGATAAGCGAGTTTGA
- a CDS encoding Prefoldin subunit 3 — protein MSNSKSKAPVSTQTNPRGIPVAPFIDNVSDYVSSRDEVEPTLRSFQEMISKYQFMEVNTQRRGQGLREKIPDIKKTLEMVRFLKLRKESNSDTDLETNFELNDTLYARASISPAEMEEVYLWLGANVMLAYPLDEAETMLAEKLSAAESSLSNCEEDLEFLREQITTLEVATARVYNWDVVQRRKDKAEGKEDGAK, from the exons ATGTCGAACTCGAAATCAAAGGC TCCGGTCTCAACGCAAACCAATCCCCGCGGTATCCCAGTCGCCCCATTCATCGACAATGTCAGCGACTATGTCTCCAGCCGTGATGAGGTCGAGCCGACTCTGCGGTCCTTCCAGGAGATGATCTCCAAGTATCAGTTCATGGAGGTGAACACCCAGCGGCGCGGGCAGGGACTGCGCGAAAAGATCCCCGATATCAAGAAAACTCTGGAGATGGTGCGATTCTTAAAGTTGCGCAAAGAG TCCAACTCAGACACCGATCTCGAAACCAATTTCGAACTCAACGATACCCTCTACGCGCGCGCATCCATTTCTCCCgccgagatggaagaagTCTACCTCTGGCTTGGCGCAAACGTGATGTTGGCGTACCCGCtcgacgaggccgagacgATGTTGGCCGAGAAATTGTCCGCCGCCGAGTCAAGTCTGTCTAACTGCGAGGAGGACCTGGAGTTCTTGCGTGAGCAGATTACG ACCTTGGAGGTTGCGACGGCGCGAGTGTATAACTGGGATGTGGTCCAACGGCGGAAAGACAAGGccgaggggaaagaagatggTGCGAAATAA
- a CDS encoding 37S ribosomal protein MRP2, producing the protein MSKATSMFHPKRLDLSGFVNTRLIRDHNKRNAFAQMEPERQALRYIIRNTSLPQRTRAQAQLQLSQMHCYTRPTQIKNRCVASGTARSVFRDFRLNRVSTGSQMKVVWIAVANSVLLSPPVQFQFRMQALAGELPGVKKASW; encoded by the exons ATGTCCAAAGCTACTTCTATGTTCCACCCCAAGAGGCTAGACCTCTCTGGGTTTGTTAACACTCGCCTGATTCGCGACCACAACAAGCGCAACGCCTTTGCGCAGATGGAGCCTGAACG ACAAGCGCTCCGCTATATCATCCGCAATACAAGCCTCCCCCAACGGACCCGTGCCCAGGCGCAGCTCCAACTCTCCCAGATGCACTGCTACACGCGCCCAACCCAGATCAAGAACCGCTGTGTGGCGTCAGGCACCGCGCGAAGTGTGTTCCGGGATTTCAGACTCAACCGAGTAAGTACAGGCTCGCAAATGAAGGTTGTCTGGATAGCAGTCGCTAACTCTGtgcttctttcccctcctgTCCAGTTCCAATTCCGTATGCAAGCTCTTGCGGGTGAGCTTCCCGGTGTCAAGAAGGCGAGCTGGTAA